The window TTCCTCACCGCTGCGCTCGTCGCGCTGTTTATCCCCGGCGGGATCATGGCAGACGACGACGCCATCGAGGCGAACCAGACTAGCGCGACGAACATCGAGTACGGAATCGGACTCGACGGCGGGACACGCCTCAGCGCGCCCGTCGTCGGGCTAACCGCGGAGAACCTCGACGCCGGCGCCGTCAGTGACGACGGACAGGTCGATCAGGACCGACTCACGGAACTCGAGACTGCCATCCGGGAGGACTTAGGCGTCGACAGACAGAACATGAGCATCTCCGTCAACGACGACGGCACGGTGTCTGCCGAAGTGTTCACCCGGGACGTCACCAAAGCGGAGTTCGCAGGCGTCCTGCAAGATCAGGGAATCGACGTCACCGAAGACGACATCCGCAACGGCGTCACGGAACAGACGCGCAACCAGTTGGTCCAGACGATTCAGGATAAGATCAACGCGGCGGGTCTCTCCGGCGGGAACGTCTACGTAGAGGACCGCGTCGGCGAGGGCAATTACATCGTGACTGAGGTGCCCAATATGGCCCCCAGCGAACTGCGGGAACTCCTCTCCGAGCGCGGGACCGTCGAACTCTGGGCCTACTATCCGGCCGAGAACGGCACGCACACGAACGAAACGATCCTCCTCGGCGAGAATATCGTCAATGTCGATCCGCCGACGCAGCGCGAACGCGGCTCCGGCTATCAGGTACCGGTCCAGGTTAGCGAGGAGGCCGCACCCGGCTTCCAGTCGCGGCTGAACGAACTCGGGTTCACGGGCGTCGGCCAGGGCCAGTGTAATATTCGCGGTGACGGGCAAGGGGTCAACTTCAACCACGAGGGGTCCCAGTACTGTCTGATCACCGTCGTCGACGGTGAACCCGTCGACGCACACAGTATGGGGCCGCGCCTGGCCGACAACATGCAATCAGGCACCTGGCAGGACGATCCGAGCTTCTTCATGGGCACGCCGACCTACGAAGAGGCTCAGTCGCTGTCGATCAACCTCCGCGCCGGGGCGCTTCCCGCACCGCTCGATTTCAACAACGAGCAGGTCTACTCGCTCCAGCCGTCCCTCGCGGATCAGTTCAAGCTCTACTCGCTGTTCATCGGCCTCCTGTCGGTAGTGGCCGTCAGCGGCGTCGTCTTCCTTCGGTACCGGGACCCGAAGGTCGCCGCGCCGATGATCCTGACCGCGACGGCCGAGGTGGCCATCCTGCTCGGCTTCGTGGCGGCGATACGCATGCCGATCGACCTCTCTCACGTCGCCGGGTTCATCGCCGTCATCGGGACCGGGGTCGACGACCTGGTGATCATCGCCGACGAGGTGATGGACGAGGGCGACGTCAGCTCCCAGCGGGTGTTCGAATCCCGCTTCCGCAAGGCCTTCTGGGTCATCGGCGCCGCAGCGGCGACGACGATCATCGCGCTGTCGCCGCTGGCCGTCCTCAGCCTGGGCGACCTGCGCGGGTTCGCCATCATCACGATCCTCGGCGTGCTGATCGGGGTGCTCATCACCCGGCCCGCTTACGGTGACATCCTTCAGCGGCTGCTGACGGACAAGTAACCGCTGGACGAGGCGCTTTCCGCAGAGCGCTACTCGAGCCGTCGTCTCTACAGTTTTCGCACCGCCGATGGAGAACAGTCCGGGTTCTGCGTTCGATACTCGTCGCTTCTCGCTCAGTAGACGTCAGTCACGATCGACAGCGCGGACACCAATCTACGGTGCCGTCGTCGCCGTGTGCGCGCACGAAGTCGAGCGAAACAGGGGTGTTGCAGTTCGTACAGACCGGCATACCAATTGCGGGAATACAGCGATGGCAAAAAGCGGCCGACCTGCCGTTGCAGGTCGAAGCAGGGTCGCGGCGCTGTCGCCACCGACTACAAGCAGCACTTCCCGGGCTGCTACCAGTCGATCGCGTAGTAGCCGAACGCAGCCAGGCCGGCGATACTTCCGACCGTGGCCAGGCCGGCAGTGATCGTCCCGGCGACGGACCGCGAGAGACCGATCGAGACGAGTAGATCGGTCCCGCCGGCCAGCAGGGCAACGACGGCGAAAGCGGGAATGCCGAGCACGAGAAGCAAGAGCAGTCGGCCGAACAACACGTCCACGAACGCACCCACGATCGATCGAAGCATAGCCCTACGATCCTACCACCGGATTGAAAAGTTTTCGAACAGTAAAATTATCCGAAGCGTCGGATCGTCAGAACTGCTCGAGGCCGGTCTGTTGGGCCGCCGCGAGCACGTCCTCGCAGGTCGACCACGACTCGCGGGCGAAGGGCGGCAACTCGCCGTGCTCGTCGACGTACGACTCGAGGAACTCGCGCGTGGTCGGATCGCTCGGGTAGCCGCTGCCGATGTCGCCGTACTCGTCGGCGATGGCGTCGATGTGGGCGTCGCGTTCGACCTTGGCGACGATGCTGGCCGCGCCGACCACTTTCGAGTCGTCGTCGGCGCCGTGGCGGGCGTCGATCTCGAGGGTCGCGTCAGGATCTCGCTCAATCTCGAGCGCGGACGCGCAGGCGTCGGTGACGCGGCGCGCGAACCGGTCGGCATCGGTGTCGCAGGCGTCACAGAGGCCGGCGATTTTGTCGCCGGAATCGGGGACGGCGGTCGCGATCGCCTCGGCGTGGGCCTGCACGGTCAGCGAGTTCATGTCCGTCTCCGGATCGTCGATCAACTCGGGCGGGATCTCGGCGACGCCGACGCCGATCCGGTCGTTCGCGCGGATCGTCGCCGCGAGTTCCTCCCGGCGCGCCGGCGCGAGTCGCTTCGAATCCGCGATCCCCTCCGGAAGCGCGTCGAGGTCGGGGTCCTCGAGGTGGACGGCCGCGGCGAACATCGACCCGAGAGCGGGCCCCTTGCCGGCTTCGTCGACGCCGAATGGCATACCACGATGTGCGGACGGGCGTCGAAATAACCGTTGTGACTCCGGGTTGCCGCGGCGAGCCGTCACGGACGACAGTCGCACACCACCCTGACGTTCATATGATAACGCGCTGAAATGAGTGGTATGGCTGCAGCCGAACTGCCGCTCGAGGCGTTCTACGATCTCACGCGTATTACGGACCTCGCGGTCTCGCCCGACGGTGATCGGGTCGCGTTCACCGCGACCGAGTACGACCAGCACGAGGACGAGTCCGTCGCCTCGCTGTTCGTCGTCCCGACCGACGGGAGCCGCGAGCCCCACCGGCTGACGACCGTCGCGGGCGCCTCGAGTCCGGCCTGGAGCCCCTCGGGCGAGGAACTGGCGTTCCTCGCTGCACGCGAGACTGACGTCGAGCGACGAGTGGGCTGGCAGCGAGATGAGGAGGAAGACGGCGAGGATGCAGACGCTGACGACGGCTCCGACGAACCGGATAGCGACACCGGCGACGACGGCAACAACGGCGCGGACGACGAACCGAAACCGCAGGTGTGGACCTTCGACCTCGTTCGCGGCGGCGACGCCCGTCAGGAGACCGACCGCGAGGAGGGCGTCTCGGGGTTCGACTGGTCGCCCGACGGCGACCGGTTCGTCGTCGCCGCGCGCGACCCGACCGACGAGGAACAGGAGCAACTCGAGCAGCGCCGCGAGGGCGGGCCGATCGAGACGACGCGGCTCCAGCACAAGGTCGACGGCGTCGGCTGGACGGACGAGGTGACGACCTACCTGTTCGTCGTCGACCGCGACTCCGGCGAAACCGAGCGCCTCGACGACGCCTACGGCGGCGGATCCTTCCAGGACCTGTACGGGATGGACCCGACCTGGGGCCCCGACGACCGCATCGCCTTCACCTCGTGTCGGCTCGAGCACCCCGACGACACGCACGTCCGGGACGTCTACGCGATCGATCCCGACGGCGACGGACTCGAGCGCCGGACCGACGGCGAGTTGCTCTGTACGGGTCTCAGTTGGCGGGACGACGGGGCGCTCGGTTTCGTCGGCAAGGATCCGGACGACTGGGTGCGCCCGGCGGCGGCGTTCGTCCACGACGGCGAACGGGTGCGGTCGCTGACGGCGTCGCTCGATCGGACCGTCGCCCAGCAGGGCGGGGTCAATTGGGTCGCCGACGATCTCTACGCGCTCGTCGGCGACGAGTCGCGGACGCGGCTGGTTC is drawn from Halopiger aswanensis and contains these coding sequences:
- a CDS encoding DUF7563 family protein; this translates as MPVCTNCNTPVSLDFVRAHGDDGTVDWCPRCRS
- a CDS encoding S9 family peptidase, whose protein sequence is MAAAELPLEAFYDLTRITDLAVSPDGDRVAFTATEYDQHEDESVASLFVVPTDGSREPHRLTTVAGASSPAWSPSGEELAFLAARETDVERRVGWQRDEEEDGEDADADDGSDEPDSDTGDDGNNGADDEPKPQVWTFDLVRGGDARQETDREEGVSGFDWSPDGDRFVVAARDPTDEEQEQLEQRREGGPIETTRLQHKVDGVGWTDEVTTYLFVVDRDSGETERLDDAYGGGSFQDLYGMDPTWGPDDRIAFTSCRLEHPDDTHVRDVYAIDPDGDGLERRTDGELLCTGLSWRDDGALGFVGKDPDDWVRPAAAFVHDGERVRSLTASLDRTVAQQGGVNWVADDLYALVGDESRTRLVRATDDGDDGTVERTFEAQGDDRAIAAFEVSADGSTAALAFSDPREGLDVYAVAVDDLAAADRPDSLRRLSRVNAALTDEYPMPTVRRVEWESDGWTIDGVLYHDPDVDLDADDPEPLVVAIHGGPLSYDEPVFRFAHAALTSRGYVVFRPNYRGGASRGRAFAEELYGQWGTVEVEDIVAGVDALADRGWVDPDRVFGYGFSYGGIAQGYLVTQTDLLTAAVPEHGIYDLRSAFGTDDSHNWLETEFGLPWENPDAYDDASALLEADAIDTPLLVVAGGEDWRCPPSQSEQLYVAARKQDVDAKLVVYPDEHHNIGDPDRAIDRLERLLEWYERHDPALEESGGSESKTE
- the rnhB gene encoding ribonuclease HII is translated as MPFGVDEAGKGPALGSMFAAAVHLEDPDLDALPEGIADSKRLAPARREELAATIRANDRIGVGVAEIPPELIDDPETDMNSLTVQAHAEAIATAVPDSGDKIAGLCDACDTDADRFARRVTDACASALEIERDPDATLEIDARHGADDDSKVVGAASIVAKVERDAHIDAIADEYGDIGSGYPSDPTTREFLESYVDEHGELPPFARESWSTCEDVLAAAQQTGLEQF
- a CDS encoding preprotein translocase subunit SecD; the protein is MGPIAFVKEYWRILLLVVFLTAALVALFIPGGIMADDDAIEANQTSATNIEYGIGLDGGTRLSAPVVGLTAENLDAGAVSDDGQVDQDRLTELETAIREDLGVDRQNMSISVNDDGTVSAEVFTRDVTKAEFAGVLQDQGIDVTEDDIRNGVTEQTRNQLVQTIQDKINAAGLSGGNVYVEDRVGEGNYIVTEVPNMAPSELRELLSERGTVELWAYYPAENGTHTNETILLGENIVNVDPPTQRERGSGYQVPVQVSEEAAPGFQSRLNELGFTGVGQGQCNIRGDGQGVNFNHEGSQYCLITVVDGEPVDAHSMGPRLADNMQSGTWQDDPSFFMGTPTYEEAQSLSINLRAGALPAPLDFNNEQVYSLQPSLADQFKLYSLFIGLLSVVAVSGVVFLRYRDPKVAAPMILTATAEVAILLGFVAAIRMPIDLSHVAGFIAVIGTGVDDLVIIADEVMDEGDVSSQRVFESRFRKAFWVIGAAAATTIIALSPLAVLSLGDLRGFAIITILGVLIGVLITRPAYGDILQRLLTDK